One genomic segment of Ricinus communis isolate WT05 ecotype wild-type chromosome 5, ASM1957865v1, whole genome shotgun sequence includes these proteins:
- the LOC8276061 gene encoding uncharacterized protein LOC8276061 isoform X2 — MLSCAFMNVNSSKKSSVLETQITNQIGGSRNRGKNTPISPVLDDHHLQQQHIHTQTQSYSYPQKNQFQNLTHLPIPFPPPQPTHQPPRFHYHHDHEHEQPISNHQSTTSQKPFFSTPHKRTSSIMTTALSHSPSLSSFPIHRSDFTTKPKCFHTPFSIRALAYKFIFHFSHARLLCVHLKVLVFISLPSLYFFLSNPRSFFILNLLSILAFLTTLLISLNLAIPRLPSIRLLVSRCLPNKLNSTGLPSKVSTPVIWSIGSNRETEKIPNSGSWVQIYSNGDVYEGEIHKGRCSGSGVYYYYMSGRYEGDWIDDKYDGYGVETWAKGSRYRGQYRQGLRHGIGVYRFYAGDVYAGEWSNGQCHGSGIHTCEDGSRYVGEFKWGVKHGFGHYHFRNGDTYAGEYFADKMHGFGVYQFGNGHQYEGAWHEGRRQGLGMYTFRNGEAQSGHWQNGVLDVPVLQDSLSKSLYAVSHSKVLNAVQVNHPILIFHCVRKHSNIT; from the exons ATGCTTTCTTGTGCATTTATGAATGTAAATTCTTCCAAGAAATCATCAGTGCTAGAAACCCAGATCACGAACCAAATTGGAGGCAGCAGAAATAGAGGCAAAAACACACCCATCTCTCCAGTCCTTGATGACCATCATCTACAACAGCAGCATATTCATACCCAAACTCAATCATACTCTTACCCACAGAAAAACCAATTTCAAAACCTGACCCATCTCCCAATCCCATTCCCACCGCCACAACCAACCCACCAACCACCTCGCTTTCACTATCACCATGACCATGAACATGAACAACCTATTTCCAATCATCAATCAACAACTTCACAAAAACCATTTTTCTCAACACCCCACAAAAGAACTTCTTCAATTATGACTACTGCTCTTTCTCATTCTCCTTCGCTATCTTCTTTCCCTATTCACCGATCCGATTTTACTACAAAACCCAAGTGTTTCCACACTCCATTTTCAATAAGAGCTCTTGcttataaattcattttccattttagCCATGCCCGTTTGCTTTGTGTGCATTTAAAAGTTTTAGTCTTTATTTCCTTGCCttctctttatttctttttatccaATCCTCgctctttttttatcttaaatttgCTCTCAATTCTTGCTTTTTTAACTACCCTTTTGATTTCTCTTAATCTTGCAATCCCTCGCTTGCCTTCTATTCGCTTACTTGTATCTCGTTGTTTGCCTAATAAGCTTAATTCAACTGGATTACCTTCAAAAGTATCAACACCTGTAATATGGTCAATTGGATCTAATCGAGAAACAGAAAAGATACCAAATTCAGGGTCTTGGGTTCAAATTTATAGCAATGGCGATGTCTATGAGGGTGAAATTCATAAAGGAAGGTGTTCAGGTAGTGGGgtttattactattatatgAGTGGGAGATATGAGGGTGATTGGATTGATGACAAGTATGATGGTTATGGGGTTGAAACTTGGGCTAAAGGGAGCCGATATAGAGGCCAATATAGGCAGGGCCTACGGCATGGAATTGGAGTTTATAGATTTTATGCTGGTGATGTTTATGCTGGGGAATGGTCTAATGGACAGTGTCATGGAAGTGGGATTCATACTTGTGAGGATGGGAGTCGGTATGTTGGGGAATTCAAATGGGGTGTCAAGCATGGGTTTGGTCATTACCATTTCAG AAACGGGGACACATATGCTGGGGAATATTTTGCAGATAAGATGCATGGTTTTGGAGTTTATCAGTTTGGAAATGGGCATCAATATGAAGGAGCATGGCATGAGGGAAGGAGGCAAGGACTTGGTATGTACACTTTCAGAAATGGGGAAGCACAATCTGGTCACTGGCAAAATGGTGTTCTTGATGTCCCTGTCTTACAGGATAGCCTTTCCAAATCTCTGTATGCTGTTAGCCATTCCAAAGTTCTTAATGCTGTCCAG GTTAATCATCCCATTCTAATCTTCCACTGCGTCAGGAAACATAGCAATATCACTTGA
- the LOC8276062 gene encoding 60S ribosomal protein L37a translates to MTKRTKKAGIVGKYGTRYGASLRKQIKKMEVSQHSKFFCEFCGKYAVKRKAVGIWGCKDCGKVKAGGAYTLNTASAVTVRSTIRRLREQTES, encoded by the exons ATG ACCAAGCGTACAAAGAAGGCTGGTATTGTTGGAAAATATG GTACCCGTTATGGTGCCAGTTTGAGGAAGCAAATTAAGAAGATGGAGGTTAGTCAGCACAGCAAATTTTTCTGTGAATTTTGTGGGAAG TATGCTGTGAAGAGGAAGGCTGTTGGAATTTGGGGCTGCAAGGACTGCGGGAAAGTCAAAGCAGGCGGTGCCTACACTTTGAA CACTGCCAGTGCTGTGACTGTGAGGAGCACAATCAGAAGGCTGAGGGAACAAACCGAGAGCTGA
- the LOC8276061 gene encoding uncharacterized protein LOC8276061 isoform X1 has protein sequence MLSCAFMNVNSSKKSSVLETQITNQIGGSRNRGKNTPISPVLDDHHLQQQHIHTQTQSYSYPQKNQFQNLTHLPIPFPPPQPTHQPPRFHYHHDHEHEQPISNHQSTTSQKPFFSTPHKRTSSIMTTALSHSPSLSSFPIHRSDFTTKPKCFHTPFSIRALAYKFIFHFSHARLLCVHLKVLVFISLPSLYFFLSNPRSFFILNLLSILAFLTTLLISLNLAIPRLPSIRLLVSRCLPNKLNSTGLPSKVSTPVIWSIGSNRETEKIPNSGSWVQIYSNGDVYEGEIHKGRCSGSGVYYYYMSGRYEGDWIDDKYDGYGVETWAKGSRYRGQYRQGLRHGIGVYRFYAGDVYAGEWSNGQCHGSGIHTCEDGSRYVGEFKWGVKHGFGHYHFRNGDTYAGEYFADKMHGFGVYQFGNGHQYEGAWHEGRRQGLGMYTFRNGEAQSGHWQNGVLDVPVLQDSLSKSLYAVSHSKVLNAVQEARRAAEKAYGVAKVDDRINKTVAAANKAANASRVAAVKAVQVQMYHNSNDGAPTPFV, from the exons ATGCTTTCTTGTGCATTTATGAATGTAAATTCTTCCAAGAAATCATCAGTGCTAGAAACCCAGATCACGAACCAAATTGGAGGCAGCAGAAATAGAGGCAAAAACACACCCATCTCTCCAGTCCTTGATGACCATCATCTACAACAGCAGCATATTCATACCCAAACTCAATCATACTCTTACCCACAGAAAAACCAATTTCAAAACCTGACCCATCTCCCAATCCCATTCCCACCGCCACAACCAACCCACCAACCACCTCGCTTTCACTATCACCATGACCATGAACATGAACAACCTATTTCCAATCATCAATCAACAACTTCACAAAAACCATTTTTCTCAACACCCCACAAAAGAACTTCTTCAATTATGACTACTGCTCTTTCTCATTCTCCTTCGCTATCTTCTTTCCCTATTCACCGATCCGATTTTACTACAAAACCCAAGTGTTTCCACACTCCATTTTCAATAAGAGCTCTTGcttataaattcattttccattttagCCATGCCCGTTTGCTTTGTGTGCATTTAAAAGTTTTAGTCTTTATTTCCTTGCCttctctttatttctttttatccaATCCTCgctctttttttatcttaaatttgCTCTCAATTCTTGCTTTTTTAACTACCCTTTTGATTTCTCTTAATCTTGCAATCCCTCGCTTGCCTTCTATTCGCTTACTTGTATCTCGTTGTTTGCCTAATAAGCTTAATTCAACTGGATTACCTTCAAAAGTATCAACACCTGTAATATGGTCAATTGGATCTAATCGAGAAACAGAAAAGATACCAAATTCAGGGTCTTGGGTTCAAATTTATAGCAATGGCGATGTCTATGAGGGTGAAATTCATAAAGGAAGGTGTTCAGGTAGTGGGgtttattactattatatgAGTGGGAGATATGAGGGTGATTGGATTGATGACAAGTATGATGGTTATGGGGTTGAAACTTGGGCTAAAGGGAGCCGATATAGAGGCCAATATAGGCAGGGCCTACGGCATGGAATTGGAGTTTATAGATTTTATGCTGGTGATGTTTATGCTGGGGAATGGTCTAATGGACAGTGTCATGGAAGTGGGATTCATACTTGTGAGGATGGGAGTCGGTATGTTGGGGAATTCAAATGGGGTGTCAAGCATGGGTTTGGTCATTACCATTTCAG AAACGGGGACACATATGCTGGGGAATATTTTGCAGATAAGATGCATGGTTTTGGAGTTTATCAGTTTGGAAATGGGCATCAATATGAAGGAGCATGGCATGAGGGAAGGAGGCAAGGACTTGGTATGTACACTTTCAGAAATGGGGAAGCACAATCTGGTCACTGGCAAAATGGTGTTCTTGATGTCCCTGTCTTACAGGATAGCCTTTCCAAATCTCTGTATGCTGTTAGCCATTCCAAAGTTCTTAATGCTGTCCAG GAAGCACGGCGTGCTGCTGAGAAAGCATATGGTGTTGCAAAGGTAGATGATAGGATAAACAAAACTGTGGCAGCAGCTAACAAAGCAGCTAATGCTTCCAGAGTTGCAGCAGTAAAGGCTGTCCAAGTACAAATGTATCATAACAGCAATGATGGTGCACCAACTCCCTTTGTTTAG
- the LOC8276061 gene encoding uncharacterized protein LOC8276061 isoform X3, with product MLSCAFMNVNSSKKSSVLETQITNQIGGSRNRGKNTPISPVLDDHHLQQQHIHTQTQSYSYPQKNQFQNLTHLPIPFPPPQPTHQPPRFHYHHDHEHEQPISNHQSTTSQKPFFSTPHKRTSSIMTTALSHSPSLSSFPIHRSDFTTKPKCFHTPFSIRALAYKFIFHFSHARLLCVHLKVLVFISLPSLYFFLSNPRSFFILNLLSILAFLTTLLISLNLAIPRLPSIRLLVSRCLPNKLNSTGLPSKVSTPVIWSIGSNRETEKIPNSGSWVQIYSNGDVYEGEIHKGRCSGSGVYYYYMSGRYEGDWIDDKYDGYGVETWAKGSRYRGQYRQGLRHGIGVYRFYAGDVYAGEWSNGQCHGSGIHTCEDGSRYVGEFKWGVKHGFGHYHFRNGDTYAGEYFADKMHGFGVYQFGNGHQYEGAWHEGRRQGLGMYTFRNGEAQSGHWQNGVLDVPVLQDSLSKSLYAVSHSKVLNAVQET from the exons ATGCTTTCTTGTGCATTTATGAATGTAAATTCTTCCAAGAAATCATCAGTGCTAGAAACCCAGATCACGAACCAAATTGGAGGCAGCAGAAATAGAGGCAAAAACACACCCATCTCTCCAGTCCTTGATGACCATCATCTACAACAGCAGCATATTCATACCCAAACTCAATCATACTCTTACCCACAGAAAAACCAATTTCAAAACCTGACCCATCTCCCAATCCCATTCCCACCGCCACAACCAACCCACCAACCACCTCGCTTTCACTATCACCATGACCATGAACATGAACAACCTATTTCCAATCATCAATCAACAACTTCACAAAAACCATTTTTCTCAACACCCCACAAAAGAACTTCTTCAATTATGACTACTGCTCTTTCTCATTCTCCTTCGCTATCTTCTTTCCCTATTCACCGATCCGATTTTACTACAAAACCCAAGTGTTTCCACACTCCATTTTCAATAAGAGCTCTTGcttataaattcattttccattttagCCATGCCCGTTTGCTTTGTGTGCATTTAAAAGTTTTAGTCTTTATTTCCTTGCCttctctttatttctttttatccaATCCTCgctctttttttatcttaaatttgCTCTCAATTCTTGCTTTTTTAACTACCCTTTTGATTTCTCTTAATCTTGCAATCCCTCGCTTGCCTTCTATTCGCTTACTTGTATCTCGTTGTTTGCCTAATAAGCTTAATTCAACTGGATTACCTTCAAAAGTATCAACACCTGTAATATGGTCAATTGGATCTAATCGAGAAACAGAAAAGATACCAAATTCAGGGTCTTGGGTTCAAATTTATAGCAATGGCGATGTCTATGAGGGTGAAATTCATAAAGGAAGGTGTTCAGGTAGTGGGgtttattactattatatgAGTGGGAGATATGAGGGTGATTGGATTGATGACAAGTATGATGGTTATGGGGTTGAAACTTGGGCTAAAGGGAGCCGATATAGAGGCCAATATAGGCAGGGCCTACGGCATGGAATTGGAGTTTATAGATTTTATGCTGGTGATGTTTATGCTGGGGAATGGTCTAATGGACAGTGTCATGGAAGTGGGATTCATACTTGTGAGGATGGGAGTCGGTATGTTGGGGAATTCAAATGGGGTGTCAAGCATGGGTTTGGTCATTACCATTTCAG AAACGGGGACACATATGCTGGGGAATATTTTGCAGATAAGATGCATGGTTTTGGAGTTTATCAGTTTGGAAATGGGCATCAATATGAAGGAGCATGGCATGAGGGAAGGAGGCAAGGACTTGGTATGTACACTTTCAGAAATGGGGAAGCACAATCTGGTCACTGGCAAAATGGTGTTCTTGATGTCCCTGTCTTACAGGATAGCCTTTCCAAATCTCTGTATGCTGTTAGCCATTCCAAAGTTCTTAATGCTGTCCAG GAAACATAG